Proteins encoded within one genomic window of Carassius gibelio isolate Cgi1373 ecotype wild population from Czech Republic chromosome A4, carGib1.2-hapl.c, whole genome shotgun sequence:
- the LOC127970539 gene encoding SE-cephalotoxin-like gives MDTLKTFLTVLYVLLYRCFCSEMNCNDGECKPIKDTTQLFCECHKMYRGPACIIDYPALESKINGMIYKPVPDLTTVYCSVKELKDYTQEIVESVQHDTQWTQIVVKYSNVIHKFRNISTLHAQLKNGTITQRHYLSEVGAQFTEENSFQFHPTDFHHMMMGTGEENNILDVFRKSLVQDSQRQSAEPVECTKYYTDQIDYFVRYMFALEKEAVLAWSKYLMVTGKSENIDFVEKVFKDYVSQQWRLFNKNGCGPLKAADLQNNHCKEQYHSTAQQQVKMKCSGLLKPFPESVGCSGGQWSALPVCYSEQVNGRVECKSEGGVTVCKATCSPGWGSATHPLPAEYKCPKPPCPSFTPHTCNNCTQNSVCKDHEVCTGSFGTCLDTCLVKPCGVNAKCSSSNHDRTCTCVSPWKGDPYQGCRSQDLQWVQTGGVLSNAVRSNAQLAVCKAIGPDSGWHSGFVNDQCCNYEYDGRKHQANSYEVLVDPCGGSGWKWMEGEQRNMVSYDESKRFPGVEYYVCSGKSDGLVGKLFNTRQGFMCHIAKDNTRDGSFYALVPQPCI, from the exons ATGGATACTCTGAAGACTTTCCTCACTGTCCTTTATGTGCTTCTATACAGATGTTTCTGCTCAGAAATGAACTGTAATGATGGAGAATGTAAACCCATTAAGGACACCACACAACTATTCTGTGAGTGCCATAAGATGTACCGCGGTCCAGCTTGTATTATTGACTATCCCGCTCTGGAAAGTAAGATCAATGGTATGATCTATAAACCAGTCCCTGATCTGACAACAGTTTATTGTAGCGTCAAGGAGCTGAAGGACTACACACAAGAAATAGTTGAGTCTGTCCAACATGACACCCAGTGGACACAAATAGTTGTGAAATACAGCAATGTGATTCATAAGTTTAGGAACATCAGCACATTACATGCACAACTTAAAAATGGTACGATAACCCAACGGCACTATCTGTCTGAAGTTGGAGCTCAGTTCACAGAGGAAAACTCTTTTCAGTTTCATCCCACAGACTTTCACCACATGATGATGGGCACTGGAGAAGAAAACAACATTCTGGATGTTTTTCGCAAGTCGCTGGTCCAGGACTCCCAAAGACAGTCTGCTGAGCCAGTAGAGTGCACAAAATACTACACTGACCAGATTGATTATTTTGTGCGCTACATGTTTGCCCTTGAAAAGGAAGCTGTTTTAGCTTGGTCTAAATATTTAATGGTCACTGGAAAGTCAGAGAACATTGATTTTGTTGAGAAGGTTTTTAAGGACTATGTTTCACAGCAGTGGAGACTCTTCAATAAAAATGGATGTGGCCCTCTGAAGGCTGCAGATCTTCAGAACAACCATTGTAAGGAGCAGTACCACAGCACAGCCCAGCAGCAGGTCAAAATGAAATGTAGTGGATTATTGAAGCCCTTCCCCGAGTCTGTGGGGTGTTCTGGAGGACAGTGGAGTGCTTTACCTGTGTGCTACTCTGAGCAGGTAAACGGACGAGTTGAGTGCAAATCTGAAGGTGGAGTCACTGTCTGTAAGGCCACATGCTCGCCTGGCTGGGGCTCCGCCACACACCCTCTGCCTGCTGAGTATAAATGCCCAAAACCACCCTGTCCATCCTTCACACCACACACGTGTAACAATTGCACACAGAACAGTGTGTGTAAGGACCATGAGGTCTGCACTGGCTCCTTTGGGACATGTCTTGACACATGCCTGGTTAAACCCTGTGGAGTAAACGCCAAATGCTCATCCTCCAATCATGACAGGACCTGCACTTGTGTGAGCCCTTGGAAAGGAGACCCATACCAGGGCTGCAGGAGTCAGGACCTCCAGTGGGTTCAGACCGGAGGGGTGCTCAGCA ATGCTGTTCGTTCTAATGCCCAACTTGCTGTGTGCAAAGCCATTGGACCTGACAGCGGGTGGCACAGTGGTTTTGTAAACGATCAATGCTGTAATTATGAATATGATGGAAGAAAGCATCAGGCCAATAGCTATGAG GTTCTGGTTGATCCGTGTGGAGGAAGTGGTTGGAAATGGATGGAGGGGGAACAGAGGAACATGGTCTCATATGATGAATCAAAGAGGTTTCCTGGAGTCGAATACTACGTGTGTAG CGGGAAAAGTGATGGCCTTGTAGGGAAGCTTTTCAACACGCGACAAGGATTTATGTGCCATATTGCCAAGGACAATACAAGAGATGGAAGTTTCTATGCTCTGGTTCCACAACCATGTATCTGA